A single genomic interval of Pyruvatibacter sp. HU-CL02332 harbors:
- a CDS encoding imelysin family protein, whose product MKTTFLSVVAAVAALTAGSLAAHATASAAAPAKDAILATYADIAQAGYEDSVTLAKELKTAVDALVANPSEETMTAARDAWVASRVPYMQTEVYRFGNPIVDDWEGKVNAWPLDEGLIDYVDASYGSDSEDNAAYVANVIANPALTIGSDTVDASNINADLLADTLHEVGGVEANVATGYHAVEFLLWGQDLNGTDAGAGERPWTDYASGDDCTNGSCDRRAEYLTTSTNLLIADLEWMAGQWGPEGDARADLVSDGVDGGIARILTGMGSLSYGELAGERMQLGLLLHDPEEEHDCFADNTHNSHYYDAQGVLNAYTGSYTRIDGTKVEGASVSALVAAKDKAADAALLASLDTTMGAMGVMKERALGGEAYDQMIGEGNTEGNAVVQAAIDGLTAQTKGIEAAVTVLGLEPIAFEGSDSLDSPEAVFE is encoded by the coding sequence ATGAAAACGACTTTTCTGAGCGTGGTCGCAGCTGTTGCGGCCCTGACTGCAGGTAGCCTTGCGGCCCATGCAACAGCATCCGCAGCAGCACCGGCAAAAGACGCGATCCTTGCGACCTATGCTGACATTGCACAGGCGGGCTACGAGGATTCAGTCACCCTTGCCAAGGAACTGAAGACAGCGGTTGATGCCCTTGTGGCCAACCCGTCCGAAGAAACAATGACGGCAGCCCGCGACGCATGGGTGGCATCACGTGTGCCGTACATGCAGACCGAGGTCTATCGCTTCGGCAACCCGATCGTTGATGACTGGGAAGGCAAGGTGAATGCCTGGCCGCTGGACGAAGGTCTAATCGACTATGTGGATGCGTCCTACGGCAGCGACTCTGAAGACAATGCGGCCTATGTGGCCAATGTCATTGCCAACCCTGCCCTGACCATCGGCAGCGACACGGTTGATGCGTCAAACATCAACGCAGACCTCCTTGCAGACACCCTGCATGAAGTCGGCGGCGTCGAAGCCAATGTGGCCACGGGTTACCATGCAGTGGAGTTTCTGCTGTGGGGTCAGGACCTGAACGGCACTGACGCAGGTGCCGGTGAGCGTCCGTGGACGGATTATGCGTCCGGTGATGACTGCACCAACGGCAGTTGCGACCGTCGTGCTGAATACCTCACGACATCGACCAACCTGCTGATTGCTGATCTTGAATGGATGGCGGGCCAGTGGGGACCTGAGGGTGACGCGCGCGCCGATCTCGTGTCTGACGGTGTGGACGGCGGCATTGCCCGCATTCTCACCGGCATGGGCAGCCTCTCCTATGGTGAACTTGCCGGTGAGCGGATGCAGCTTGGTCTGCTTCTTCATGATCCTGAAGAAGAGCATGACTGCTTTGCGGACAACACGCACAACAGCCACTACTACGATGCGCAGGGTGTCCTGAATGCCTACACAGGCAGCTACACGCGCATTGACGGCACCAAGGTTGAAGGCGCGTCCGTGTCTGCTCTCGTGGCAGCAAAGGACAAAGCCGCTGACGCCGCTCTTCTTGCCAGCCTGGACACCACGATGGGTGCGATGGGTGTGATGAAAGAGCGCGCTCTAGGGGGTGAAGCCTATGATCAGATGATCGGTGAAGGTAACACTGAGGGCAACGCCGTTGTGCAGGCAGCCATTGATGGCCTGACAGCCCAGACAAAGGGCATTGAAGCTGCCGTGACCGTGCTTGGTCTCGAGCCGATTGCCTTTGAAGGGTCTGACAGCCTGGACAGCCCGGAAGCCGTATTTGAGTAG
- a CDS encoding LuxR family transcriptional regulator, protein MFADYLEKLGNAANESQEVLVWSDAMSDLGFDKHMYGIRAQEAGRVNEHLVESTTFTEDWLSAYYGGLHKDDPVVAHSTVHPLPFIWTDCPIDTPEQRDFMSNAADAGLKYGISAPLIVGSGYEGAVSVSGDSNADLREHLMAIYSMTCAMHVLRVKNWSRDTLKAFKLTAREQEVMRWIAAGKDDWTIGSILGISENGVHYHKKNIFRKLQLSSRVAVAAVAQKTGIADANYRFW, encoded by the coding sequence ATGTTTGCTGACTACTTAGAAAAGCTGGGCAACGCTGCCAATGAGAGCCAGGAGGTTCTTGTTTGGTCTGACGCTATGTCTGACCTTGGCTTTGACAAACATATGTACGGCATCCGGGCTCAGGAGGCTGGGCGGGTCAACGAGCATCTCGTTGAAAGCACAACTTTCACGGAAGACTGGTTGTCAGCATATTATGGCGGACTGCACAAGGACGATCCTGTCGTTGCGCACTCCACGGTCCATCCACTTCCCTTTATCTGGACTGATTGTCCAATTGATACGCCGGAGCAGCGGGACTTCATGTCGAACGCGGCAGATGCCGGACTGAAATACGGCATCAGTGCACCGCTGATTGTCGGAAGTGGATATGAAGGTGCTGTTTCTGTCAGTGGCGACAGCAATGCAGATCTGCGCGAACACCTGATGGCCATCTACTCAATGACCTGTGCAATGCACGTGTTGCGGGTCAAAAACTGGTCACGGGATACGCTCAAGGCATTCAAGCTGACGGCCCGCGAACAGGAAGTGATGCGCTGGATTGCAGCTGGCAAGGATGACTGGACGATTGGCTCCATCCTCGGCATCAGCGAAAACGGCGTCCACTACCACAAGAAGAATATCTTCCGGAAACTTCAGCTCAGCAGCAGGGTTGCCGTTGCGGCGGTAGCGCAGAAAACCGGGATTGCGGATGCCAACTACCGGTTCTGGTAG
- a CDS encoding phosphatase PAP2 family protein: MENILYSMEWVLPLRSDWATPIAQGFTWMGYAPFFLMFLPVGYWLWDRNLFTRLTTLVAITAVVNGWFKDLWQDPRPGAEIQLDGRVTGSPGRPSGHTQIAVAMWLWLAYEIQRPWVWVVCIILAFGVSFSRLYLGVHDVDDVLTGAALGLATLAVFFWLTRPGNALTEALRDSVVIQLVLIAMLVPIIAAVWPAASQAAGAAIHTGSAVTLTVVFLLAGWLAGAALDKRLAPDRGPRPAWWQMIVMAVSGIVVLFALRAGIESAAGFLGISEATAGLVGALILGFYMTAVAPMAFRAVGLMR; this comes from the coding sequence ATGGAAAACATTCTTTATTCAATGGAATGGGTGCTGCCACTGCGCAGCGACTGGGCAACGCCCATCGCGCAGGGTTTCACCTGGATGGGCTATGCGCCCTTCTTCTTGATGTTTCTGCCGGTTGGCTACTGGCTGTGGGACCGTAACCTGTTCACACGACTGACGACGCTTGTGGCCATCACGGCTGTGGTCAATGGCTGGTTCAAGGACCTGTGGCAGGACCCGCGCCCCGGCGCAGAAATTCAGCTTGATGGTCGCGTCACCGGGTCGCCCGGGCGACCGTCAGGCCACACGCAGATTGCCGTGGCGATGTGGCTCTGGCTGGCCTACGAAATCCAGCGTCCTTGGGTATGGGTTGTCTGCATTATTCTCGCTTTCGGTGTGAGCTTTTCCAGGCTCTATCTGGGCGTCCATGATGTAGATGATGTGCTGACCGGCGCAGCCCTTGGACTTGCGACCCTGGCAGTCTTCTTCTGGCTGACCCGCCCCGGCAACGCGTTGACGGAAGCCTTGCGGGATTCTGTTGTTATCCAACTCGTTCTGATTGCAATGCTCGTCCCGATTATTGCCGCTGTGTGGCCTGCAGCATCGCAAGCAGCAGGCGCCGCCATCCATACAGGATCAGCCGTGACCCTGACCGTCGTTTTCCTTCTCGCCGGGTGGTTGGCAGGGGCTGCACTGGACAAACGCCTCGCACCCGATCGTGGGCCACGGCCCGCCTGGTGGCAGATGATCGTCATGGCCGTCAGTGGCATCGTGGTGCTGTTTGCGCTGCGGGCCGGCATTGAATCCGCTGCAGGATTTCTTGGCATCAGCGAAGCAACTGCAGGACTTGTCGGCGCTTTGATACTTGGATTTTACATGACGGCGGTTGCGCCCATGGCATTCAGGGCCGTGGGTCTTATGCGGTAA
- a CDS encoding NAD(P)/FAD-dependent oxidoreductase, producing the protein MPDTATLDKPAAKSGAKAQHFDVLVVGAGISGVGAAYHLQDQCPGMSYVVLEALEDFGGTWLMHKYPGIRSDSDLYTFGYRFKPWTGNPIATAEEIRTYMDEVIQENDLKRHIRYQHKILSADWSDADNLWTIHATRTDTNEDLVFTCGFLWMCQGYYRHSEGYTPDWQDMDKFKGDIVHPQTWPENYDYKGKKVIVIGSGATTATIVPAMAPDCEHITVLQRSPTYFVPGRNENEVADMLRLLEIDEEWIHEITRKAVLYNQAELTRRSFEEPEVVKQELIDGVKELLPDGYDVDKHFTPKYRPWRQRVAFVPDGDLFAGIKAGKASMVTDEIERFTEKGILLKSGEELEADLIVTATGFNLCALGDIAFSRNGEDINFNETVTYRGMMFTGMPNMVWVFGYFRASWTLRVDMVADFVCRLLKKMRQKGAKKVEVALRPEDKDMPILDWIDTENFNPGYIMRNMHLLPKRGDKPEWQHNQDYWTERKEFPDIDLDDAAFVYTQADQISDVA; encoded by the coding sequence ATGCCGGATACAGCAACACTCGACAAACCTGCGGCCAAATCAGGTGCCAAGGCTCAACATTTTGACGTGCTGGTCGTCGGCGCAGGGATTTCCGGCGTCGGTGCGGCGTACCACCTGCAGGACCAGTGCCCGGGCATGAGCTATGTGGTGCTGGAAGCGCTGGAGGATTTCGGCGGCACATGGCTGATGCACAAATATCCCGGCATCCGCTCAGACAGTGACCTGTATACCTTCGGCTATCGCTTCAAACCGTGGACCGGCAACCCCATCGCCACGGCGGAAGAAATCCGCACTTACATGGATGAAGTGATCCAGGAAAACGATCTCAAGCGCCATATCCGCTACCAGCACAAGATCCTGTCGGCTGACTGGTCCGACGCAGACAATCTGTGGACCATTCACGCCACACGCACCGACACCAACGAGGATCTCGTCTTCACCTGCGGCTTCCTGTGGATGTGTCAGGGCTACTACCGCCACTCGGAAGGCTACACGCCGGACTGGCAGGACATGGACAAGTTCAAGGGTGACATTGTTCACCCGCAGACCTGGCCGGAAAATTACGACTACAAAGGCAAGAAGGTTATTGTGATTGGCTCCGGCGCCACCACGGCCACCATCGTGCCGGCCATGGCCCCGGACTGCGAGCACATCACTGTGCTGCAACGCTCCCCCACCTATTTCGTACCTGGCCGGAACGAGAATGAAGTCGCGGACATGCTGCGGCTGCTGGAGATCGACGAAGAGTGGATCCACGAAATCACCCGCAAGGCAGTGCTCTACAATCAGGCCGAGCTGACGCGGCGCTCCTTTGAAGAGCCGGAGGTCGTGAAACAGGAACTGATCGACGGCGTGAAAGAACTGCTGCCCGACGGCTATGACGTCGACAAGCACTTCACGCCCAAATACCGCCCCTGGCGCCAGCGCGTGGCCTTTGTACCCGACGGCGATCTCTTCGCAGGCATCAAGGCCGGCAAGGCCAGCATGGTGACCGACGAGATTGAGCGCTTTACCGAAAAAGGCATCCTGCTCAAATCCGGCGAAGAGCTTGAAGCCGACCTTATTGTCACGGCCACAGGCTTCAACCTGTGTGCGCTGGGCGACATCGCGTTTTCCCGCAACGGCGAAGACATCAACTTCAATGAGACCGTTACCTATCGCGGCATGATGTTCACCGGCATGCCCAACATGGTGTGGGTGTTTGGCTACTTCCGCGCCAGCTGGACACTGCGTGTGGACATGGTCGCCGATTTTGTCTGCCGCCTGCTGAAGAAGATGCGGCAAAAGGGGGCCAAGAAGGTCGAGGTGGCACTCAGGCCGGAAGACAAGGACATGCCGATCCTCGACTGGATCGACACCGAAAACTTCAACCCAGGCTACATCATGCGCAACATGCATCTGTTGCCCAAACGCGGCGACAAGCCCGAATGGCAGCACAACCAGGACTACTGGACGGAACGCAAGGAATTCCCCGACATTGACCTGGATGATGCGGCCTTCGTCTATACTCAGGCAGATCAGATATCAGACGTCGCCTGA
- a CDS encoding acyl-homoserine-lactone synthase: MIYEFALAQRCAAPFPHEEIHASMHRLRHALYRQGADWSVPEHLGMEYDEFDTMTARYLVGIDETGTVRAQSRMITCDRPYMLAQLWPELAQSVPLPRSAADAEGSRTGVDVTLPVEEYRRWFFKLLIANVEWAVSNGVDRLSFVTYQRVAEKSMEGAGLSVTYYGPTMSFPDGRFIAGSFPVSTRLAHDLRRRHGIEGQVFVPLPNATPLPAVAQEAHHEVA; this comes from the coding sequence ATGATTTACGAATTTGCCTTAGCCCAGCGCTGCGCCGCGCCTTTCCCTCACGAAGAAATCCACGCATCCATGCATCGGTTGCGCCACGCGCTCTATCGCCAGGGTGCTGACTGGTCTGTGCCCGAGCACCTGGGCATGGAGTATGACGAATTCGACACCATGACTGCGCGTTATCTGGTGGGCATTGACGAGACCGGGACGGTTCGTGCGCAAAGCCGCATGATTACCTGCGACCGGCCTTACATGCTGGCCCAGCTCTGGCCGGAGCTGGCGCAGTCCGTGCCGCTACCTCGCAGTGCCGCTGATGCCGAAGGCTCGCGCACCGGCGTTGATGTAACCCTGCCAGTTGAGGAATACCGTCGGTGGTTCTTCAAGCTCCTGATCGCAAATGTTGAATGGGCCGTAAGCAATGGCGTTGATCGTCTGAGCTTTGTCACCTATCAGCGCGTCGCTGAAAAATCGATGGAGGGCGCGGGCCTGTCGGTCACCTATTACGGCCCCACCATGTCCTTCCCCGATGGCCGGTTTATTGCGGGCTCCTTCCCCGTGAGCACACGCCTTGCCCATGACCTTCGCCGCAGGCACGGCATCGAAGGTCAGGTGTTTGTGCCATTGCCGAATGCTACTCCGCTACCCGCTGTCGCTCAGGAGGCTCATCATGAGGTCGCATAG
- a CDS encoding metal-dependent hydrolase translates to MSAHQTETLSDAEHPMDNIIVRPLDFEVEKLEPSRVVWSDTSPEFAIYLNAFGVHVPYFERYLIRSMSTAKKHVTNEQLRADMSAITGQEAHHAKNFLVFNKVLADRYPRVSELDKRARKYFTEHAKTDPLKKLVGFTAGYETFTFLAGMIILANYEKWMKDSDPAIKALWVWHQVEEVEHGAVAFEVYKELFGDDEWYRKYMILIALIHIGKEALAAYFHMAKVEGYFKNPVSAVKATWFVFATFGQMVWHSLPTFSRSYHPRVHPLATTKQNKIAVAWRRYLKKGGDVLTIDRAKMKEIIGFG, encoded by the coding sequence ATGTCTGCGCACCAAACTGAAACCCTGAGCGATGCAGAACACCCGATGGATAACATCATCGTCAGGCCGCTTGATTTCGAAGTCGAAAAGCTTGAACCGTCACGGGTCGTGTGGAGCGATACGTCACCGGAATTCGCCATCTACCTCAACGCTTTCGGTGTCCATGTGCCGTATTTCGAGCGCTATCTCATCCGCTCTATGTCCACGGCCAAAAAGCACGTGACCAACGAGCAGCTCCGAGCAGACATGAGCGCAATCACAGGTCAGGAAGCGCACCACGCAAAGAACTTCCTTGTCTTCAACAAGGTGCTGGCGGATCGCTATCCCCGTGTGTCCGAGCTTGATAAACGCGCGCGGAAATACTTCACCGAACACGCCAAGACCGACCCCCTGAAAAAGCTTGTCGGCTTCACAGCCGGCTACGAGACGTTCACGTTTCTCGCCGGGATGATCATCCTCGCCAACTACGAAAAGTGGATGAAGGACTCAGATCCCGCCATCAAGGCCCTGTGGGTCTGGCACCAGGTGGAAGAAGTAGAACACGGCGCGGTGGCCTTCGAGGTCTACAAGGAACTGTTTGGAGATGATGAGTGGTACCGCAAATACATGATCCTCATCGCGCTCATCCATATCGGTAAAGAAGCGCTGGCAGCCTATTTCCATATGGCCAAAGTCGAAGGGTATTTCAAAAATCCCGTCAGCGCCGTGAAGGCCACATGGTTTGTCTTCGCCACCTTCGGGCAGATGGTCTGGCATTCCCTGCCAACCTTCTCGCGCAGCTACCATCCGCGGGTGCACCCGCTGGCCACAACCAAGCAAAACAAAATTGCGGTTGCATGGCGGCGCTATCTCAAGAAGGGTGGGGATGTCCTGACAATCGACCGGGCCAAGATGAAAGAGATCATCGGCTTTGGTTGA
- a CDS encoding DsbA family protein has product MLEPEKNPNPSIMVDPPGWFRWGMRWQLDAVTNVKRVLKRRDKFEAQRRKSGAPHVVEYFHQLDDPYSHLTAQVLARFAEKYDVTVVPHLIRASGGRNQPEFEKLAVWARRDAQLIAPHLGLDFPAEAATRPDASAQQKAGEMLAGLSASDFIQHLKGASDALWRNDEASLKEAHSGNLNKALDSGSKRLAKLGHYSGAMFYYGGEWYWGVDRLLHLEDRLASLGLARQGATQHLVPRPAIDVSGVDASKLTLDFYPSLNSPYTSIIYDLTIDLKNTCGIRFNHKPVLPMIMRGVPATRAKGTYIVFDTKREADFLGVPFGPMVTPIGTPTRRLYSLLPWAIQEGKDEALLSAGLKQAFSEGIGLHNDRKMRRAVEKAGLDWAHAKTIIGNDDWKPLVERNQDEMVEGLGLWGVPSYRLSGPDGEPDVAVWGQDRLWLIAAEIRRRAAL; this is encoded by the coding sequence GTGCTTGAGCCTGAAAAAAATCCAAATCCATCAATCATGGTCGATCCGCCCGGCTGGTTCCGGTGGGGCATGCGATGGCAGCTGGACGCCGTCACCAATGTGAAGCGGGTATTGAAACGGCGGGACAAGTTCGAGGCGCAGCGCCGCAAGTCAGGCGCCCCCCACGTGGTGGAGTATTTTCACCAGCTTGATGATCCGTACTCGCACCTCACAGCACAGGTGCTCGCGCGCTTCGCTGAAAAGTATGACGTCACCGTGGTGCCCCATCTCATCCGCGCCAGCGGTGGCCGCAACCAGCCGGAGTTTGAAAAACTAGCCGTCTGGGCCCGGCGGGATGCGCAGTTGATAGCACCGCATCTGGGACTGGATTTTCCAGCTGAGGCGGCTACCCGACCCGACGCATCCGCACAGCAAAAGGCAGGTGAGATGCTTGCCGGTCTCTCGGCATCGGATTTCATTCAGCACCTCAAGGGTGCAAGTGACGCCCTTTGGCGCAACGATGAAGCAAGCCTGAAGGAAGCTCACTCCGGCAATCTCAACAAGGCGCTCGATAGCGGGTCAAAGCGACTGGCCAAGCTGGGCCACTACTCAGGGGCAATGTTCTACTATGGCGGCGAGTGGTACTGGGGTGTGGACCGCCTGCTCCATCTGGAAGACCGGCTTGCGTCTTTGGGCTTGGCCAGGCAGGGCGCCACACAGCATCTTGTCCCCCGTCCGGCGATTGACGTGTCCGGTGTGGACGCCAGCAAACTGACGCTGGATTTCTATCCCTCCCTCAATTCTCCGTACACGTCTATTATCTATGATCTGACGATTGACCTGAAAAACACATGCGGCATCCGCTTCAACCACAAGCCGGTATTGCCCATGATCATGCGCGGCGTGCCCGCGACCCGGGCAAAAGGCACCTACATCGTTTTCGATACCAAGCGCGAGGCAGACTTTTTGGGGGTTCCCTTTGGCCCCATGGTCACCCCCATCGGCACGCCAACACGCAGGCTCTATTCGCTGCTGCCCTGGGCCATCCAGGAGGGTAAGGACGAAGCCCTGTTGAGCGCCGGCCTCAAACAGGCTTTCTCTGAAGGGATCGGCCTGCACAATGACAGGAAGATGCGCCGGGCGGTGGAGAAGGCCGGGCTTGATTGGGCGCACGCCAAAACAATCATCGGCAATGATGACTGGAAGCCCCTGGTAGAGCGCAATCAGGATGAGATGGTGGAAGGTCTTGGGCTGTGGGGCGTGCCCAGCTACCGCCTGTCTGGTCCTGATGGCGAACCGGACGTGGCGGTCTGGGGGCAGGACCGTTTGTGGCTGATCGCCGCTGAAATCAGACGGCGGGCTGCCCTTTAG
- a CDS encoding di-heme oxidoredictase family protein, with protein sequence MTHRLRLLSLATATAGLALLSGAGFAFVAPAHAYGDEDRAKVEQVTKPTTDFAKPEPFERRPAGEATTFKFPNRDAFSQPSANMAFEKQLDFRIGNGIFKKVWVSSPSSTQSSDGLGPLFNARSCQRCHLKDGRGHPPEKGETAVSMFLRLSIPPQTEEDREMLTTYLASVVPEPSYGTQLQNFSIQGHQSEGQMVISYAPKPVVLADGTKVVLRAPTYDVANLNYGPLHPDVMISPRVAPPMIGLGLLEAIKDEDILALADPDDADGDGISGRANQVFSVEHNDVALGRFGWKAGEPTVAQQSAGAFHGDIGISTPIFKTHFGDCREGAQDTCRNAPHGGTADGRVSEATPDMFDRVVFYSRNLAVPARRDIDDPQVLAGKEQFYGAGCASCHTPKFVTRRDSLSEEQSFQLIWPYSDLLLHDMGDGLSDNRPEGVANGSEWRTPPLWGIGLTQAVNGHTQFLHDGRARNLLEAILWHGGEAQASRDAVVEMNTDEREALLAFLNSL encoded by the coding sequence ATGACACATAGACTTCGCCTTCTCTCCCTTGCCACAGCAACAGCCGGTCTCGCTCTGTTGAGCGGGGCCGGTTTTGCGTTTGTGGCACCTGCCCATGCCTATGGCGACGAGGACCGCGCCAAGGTGGAGCAGGTCACCAAGCCAACAACTGACTTCGCCAAGCCGGAACCATTTGAGCGGCGGCCTGCAGGCGAAGCCACGACATTCAAGTTTCCCAATCGTGATGCATTCTCCCAGCCCTCCGCCAATATGGCGTTTGAGAAGCAGCTGGATTTTCGCATCGGCAATGGCATTTTCAAAAAGGTCTGGGTTTCCTCTCCCAGTTCCACGCAATCATCGGACGGACTTGGTCCCCTCTTCAACGCGCGCTCCTGCCAGCGCTGCCACCTGAAGGATGGACGCGGCCACCCTCCGGAAAAAGGCGAGACCGCAGTCTCCATGTTTCTGAGGCTGTCCATTCCTCCGCAAACGGAGGAAGACCGCGAGATGCTGACGACCTATCTGGCAAGCGTCGTGCCGGAACCCAGCTATGGCACGCAGCTCCAGAACTTCTCCATTCAGGGCCACCAGTCCGAAGGCCAGATGGTGATTTCTTACGCGCCAAAGCCTGTGGTTCTGGCGGACGGTACGAAGGTCGTGTTGCGCGCGCCCACTTACGACGTTGCCAACCTGAACTACGGCCCCCTGCACCCGGACGTCATGATATCACCGCGCGTTGCTCCGCCGATGATCGGACTGGGGCTGCTTGAAGCCATCAAGGACGAAGACATTCTGGCCCTTGCTGACCCGGATGATGCCGATGGCGACGGCATTTCGGGACGCGCCAATCAGGTATTCAGTGTGGAACATAACGACGTGGCTCTTGGGCGCTTTGGCTGGAAGGCCGGTGAGCCGACAGTGGCCCAGCAATCGGCTGGCGCGTTTCATGGCGATATCGGCATTTCCACGCCCATTTTCAAAACCCATTTCGGGGATTGTCGCGAAGGAGCACAGGATACCTGCCGCAATGCGCCCCATGGGGGCACGGCGGATGGCCGGGTGAGCGAAGCCACGCCGGACATGTTTGATCGGGTGGTGTTCTACAGCCGCAACCTTGCCGTTCCGGCGCGGCGCGACATTGACGATCCGCAGGTGCTGGCCGGGAAGGAGCAGTTTTACGGCGCGGGCTGCGCTTCCTGCCACACACCCAAATTCGTCACGCGGCGGGATTCCCTCAGCGAGGAACAATCGTTTCAGCTTATCTGGCCGTATAGCGACCTTCTGCTCCATGACATGGGCGATGGACTGTCCGATAACCGTCCTGAAGGTGTTGCCAATGGCAGTGAATGGCGCACGCCGCCGCTCTGGGGCATAGGGCTCACGCAGGCGGTCAATGGTCATACGCAGTTTCTGCATGATGGCCGCGCCCGCAATCTGCTTGAGGCGATCCTTTGGCATGGTGGCGAAGCACAGGCGTCCCGCGACGCTGTGGTGGAGATGAACACAGATGAAAGAGAGGCCCTGCTTGCGTTCCTCAATTCGCTCTAG
- the pyrC gene encoding dihydroorotase, with the protein MTPDTRGPMETLTIRRPDDWHVHLRDGAMLEFAARYTAQQFARAIVMPNLVPPVTTVDAARHYRDRIRSAVGAHHSFTPLMTAYLTDDIDADEIATGFEEGVFAACKLYPANATTNSAAGVTDVRKLDRVFERMQAIGMPLLIHGEVVSPDIDIFDREHVFIDTTLAPLVRDFPELKVVLEHITTEDSVEFVSAASDKVAATITAHHLRIDRNDMFDGGMRPHAYCLPVAKRRKHREALRKAAVSGNAKFFLGTDSAPHQKHDKESDCGCAGIFSAPVAIESYAQTFEEEGALDKLEAFASEFGPRFYGLPLNDETITLERTGHAVPDIIEDAEIAIVPFHAGETINWRLAP; encoded by the coding sequence ATGACGCCTGATACCCGTGGGCCCATGGAAACTCTCACGATCCGACGACCCGACGATTGGCATGTGCATCTGCGCGACGGCGCGATGCTTGAGTTTGCTGCGCGCTATACAGCCCAGCAGTTTGCCCGCGCCATTGTGATGCCCAATCTCGTGCCGCCGGTCACGACGGTGGATGCCGCCCGGCATTACCGTGACCGCATTCGCAGCGCAGTGGGCGCCCATCACAGCTTCACACCACTGATGACAGCCTATCTGACCGATGACATTGACGCGGACGAGATTGCCACTGGGTTTGAAGAAGGCGTGTTTGCGGCCTGCAAACTCTACCCGGCCAATGCGACCACCAACTCAGCGGCAGGTGTCACGGACGTCCGCAAGCTCGACCGCGTATTCGAGCGGATGCAGGCCATTGGCATGCCCTTGCTGATCCACGGCGAAGTGGTGTCGCCTGATATCGACATCTTTGATCGCGAACATGTGTTTATCGACACAACGCTGGCGCCCCTGGTGAGGGATTTTCCCGAACTCAAAGTGGTGCTCGAACATATCACTACGGAGGACTCGGTTGAGTTTGTGAGTGCTGCAAGTGACAAGGTGGCGGCAACCATTACGGCCCATCACCTGCGCATTGACCGCAATGACATGTTTGATGGCGGCATGCGCCCGCACGCCTATTGCCTGCCGGTTGCCAAGCGCCGCAAGCACCGCGAGGCGCTGCGCAAGGCAGCTGTTTCCGGCAACGCAAAATTCTTTCTGGGCACGGATTCAGCGCCGCACCAAAAGCATGACAAGGAAAGCGACTGCGGGTGTGCAGGCATTTTCAGCGCGCCAGTCGCCATTGAAAGCTACGCGCAGACCTTTGAAGAAGAAGGCGCTCTCGACAAGCTGGAAGCCTTTGCGTCCGAGTTTGGACCCCGCTTCTATGGCCTGCCATTGAACGATGAGACCATCACGCTGGAACGTACCGGACATGCGGTGCCCGACATCATCGAAGATGCCGAGATCGCCATCGTGCCGTTTCACGCAGGTGAAACCATAAACTGGCGGCTTGCACCCTAG